The following nucleotide sequence is from Natronosalvus caseinilyticus.
AGTGACGGCTCCACGGTGCCGGCCCTAATCGGGCGACTCGTGCTGGCTCGAGGAGCGACGGTACTCATTATCGAGACGTAAACTGGTGTGTACTAAACAATTAGCATTGTCCCTCGGCTCTGGCGAACTCACAGCCGCTTCTCGAGACGATAGTCCGACTCCCGTTTCGTCGACGGATGCGCTATCTTGGGTTCCGCGATCCGGAGATAGGTGCTCTTCTTTCCGGCGTCTTCCATCGGGACCCAGTACAACTCGTCTGTCTCTCGGCACCGAACGGCGAATCCGTCGATTGTATCGTCGTAGTCGACGACCGTGTCGGTTCCGTCGACCGTCGTCTTGCTGGCCGTCTTGAATCGAATGACGTCGCCTTCGATCCAGCCGGTTTTGCACTGCACTCGGAGTATGCGAGCGCCAGTATCGAGCAGGAGGTCGTACTTGTCGTTGTCTCCGAACGGAACCGCCACCGAGTAGCCCATAGCGACCAGTGCCGCCAGGACCATCGCTTCGGTCTCGTCTCCCGTTTGCTTCGTATTCACGCAGGATCTGGTCCCGTGTCTGTACAAAAACTCTCGGACTGTGTATACAATTCTACAAGTCCGGTCGACTCCTGGGCTTCTCTACCGGTGTCCTCGTCGCTATACGCTCGAGTTCTGGCCCAAAACAACCGCCTGGGTGCGAGTTGACCCATCCTACTGTGG
It contains:
- a CDS encoding group I intron-associated PD-(D/E)XK endonuclease; translated protein: MNTKQTGDETEAMVLAALVAMGYSVAVPFGDNDKYDLLLDTGARILRVQCKTGWIEGDVIRFKTASKTTVDGTDTVVDYDDTIDGFAVRCRETDELYWVPMEDAGKKSTYLRIAEPKIAHPSTKRESDYRLEKRL